In Novipirellula galeiformis, one DNA window encodes the following:
- a CDS encoding bifunctional 4-hydroxy-2-oxoglutarate aldolase/2-dehydro-3-deoxy-phosphogluconate aldolase, with the protein MMMFPDEILQRLQRTGIVAGFSVEQTQHAVPLAKALFKGGIDAIELTLRTAAGIDAVRAICAEVPEMLVGVGTILTPETVREVKAAGASFGVAPGMNARVVRAAQEIEFPFAPGIMTPSDLEAAIELGCRFVKFFPAEAAGGISYLRSMSAPYKHLGIQYFPLGGLNAENMLPYLKESNVAAIGGSWIVKQTMVNNEDWDGITTSAANVIKAKNKGFENE; encoded by the coding sequence ATGATGATGTTCCCTGACGAAATTTTGCAGCGATTACAACGGACCGGCATTGTCGCTGGCTTTTCGGTCGAGCAGACGCAACATGCGGTGCCATTGGCAAAGGCATTATTCAAAGGCGGCATTGATGCGATCGAACTGACATTGCGAACCGCCGCTGGGATCGACGCCGTACGGGCGATCTGTGCGGAAGTACCCGAAATGTTGGTCGGAGTGGGCACCATCCTAACGCCGGAAACAGTGCGTGAGGTAAAGGCGGCGGGCGCCTCCTTTGGCGTGGCTCCGGGAATGAACGCGCGTGTGGTTCGTGCCGCACAAGAAATCGAGTTTCCGTTTGCACCGGGGATCATGACTCCATCGGATCTTGAAGCGGCGATTGAACTGGGTTGTCGTTTCGTCAAATTCTTTCCCGCCGAAGCGGCCGGTGGTATTTCTTATCTGCGCAGCATGAGTGCCCCCTACAAGCATTTGGGCATTCAATATTTTCCGCTCGGCGGGCTGAATGCTGAAAACATGCTGCCCTATTTGAAGGAATCCAATGTGGCCGCGATTGGCGGATCATGGATCGTCAAACAAACAATGGTCAACAACGAAGATTGGGACGGCATCACGACAAGCGCTGCCAACGTGATCAAAGCAAAAAACAAGGGTTTCGAAAATGAGTAA
- a CDS encoding DUF2892 domain-containing protein yields the protein MIPSTVERVPQHTAEHVNNQIRYQTEERVTRLAAAGREAIDQRLAELDQEWDIERTLEANAAALSLVGLTLGATVDRKWFVFPGVIAAFLLQHAVQGWCPPLPVFRRLGIRTASEIDYERDALKSLRGDFEHLQSDSPGHPSPTQVVPALQR from the coding sequence ATGATCCCATCGACTGTGGAACGTGTTCCGCAACACACCGCCGAGCATGTGAACAACCAAATTCGCTATCAAACCGAAGAACGCGTCACGCGTCTTGCCGCCGCTGGCCGCGAGGCGATCGATCAACGATTGGCTGAACTGGATCAAGAATGGGACATCGAGCGGACTTTGGAGGCCAATGCCGCCGCTTTGTCCCTCGTTGGATTGACGTTAGGCGCCACGGTTGATCGCAAATGGTTTGTCTTTCCCGGAGTGATTGCCGCCTTTCTTTTGCAACATGCGGTGCAGGGTTGGTGTCCGCCCTTGCCGGTCTTTCGTCGCCTTGGGATTCGGACAGCCTCGGAGATCGACTATGAACGCGATGCGCTGAAGTCGCTGCGAGGGGATTTCGAGCATTTGCAATCAGACTCGCCAGGACATCCCAGCCCCACGCAGGTCGTCCCGGCCCTCCAGCGGTAA
- a CDS encoding sugar kinase, producing MSKTVVTFGEIMGRLAAPDHLRLRQTRELEVTYAGAEASVAVSICNFGGTARYVTALPKHALADATIDSVRAMGIDTQYVLRTDRGRLGLYFLETGANQRPSNVIYDRSDSAIAITPADQYAWDASFAGAGWLHLSGITPALSQHAANATLVAAQRAKAAGLQVSIDLNFRNKLWTWDSPKSARQLAQETMRTILPYIDLVIANEEDCHDVLGIQAGETDVHSGSLDTSRYPDVARQVATQFPNVSKVAITLRESFSATHNNWGAMLLDVASDTPSFAPLDNDGNYRPYEIKSIVDRVGGGDAFAAGLIFSLITPELSEPQTALQFAVAASCLKHSIKGDFNYSTRGEVEALMGGAASGRVVR from the coding sequence ATGAGTAAGACAGTTGTCACCTTCGGGGAAATCATGGGGCGTTTGGCGGCACCGGACCATCTCCGCCTTCGCCAGACCCGAGAATTGGAAGTGACCTATGCTGGCGCCGAGGCCAGTGTGGCGGTTTCGATCTGCAACTTTGGAGGGACGGCCCGCTATGTGACGGCACTCCCCAAACATGCACTGGCCGACGCGACGATTGATTCGGTTCGTGCGATGGGCATCGACACACAATATGTTCTTCGCACCGACCGTGGACGCTTAGGGCTGTATTTCCTCGAGACCGGTGCCAATCAACGGCCGAGCAATGTGATCTATGACCGCAGTGATTCGGCCATCGCGATCACGCCGGCGGATCAATATGCCTGGGACGCCAGTTTTGCAGGGGCGGGCTGGTTGCACCTCAGCGGCATCACGCCGGCGCTGTCGCAGCACGCTGCGAACGCAACGCTCGTGGCTGCACAAAGAGCCAAAGCGGCGGGATTACAAGTCTCGATCGACTTGAATTTTCGCAACAAACTTTGGACGTGGGATTCACCCAAGTCCGCTCGTCAACTCGCTCAAGAAACCATGCGAACGATTCTTCCGTACATCGATCTTGTGATCGCCAACGAAGAAGATTGCCACGATGTGCTCGGTATTCAAGCCGGCGAAACCGATGTCCATTCCGGATCGCTTGACACGTCACGGTACCCCGATGTCGCGCGACAAGTGGCAACGCAGTTTCCCAATGTCAGCAAGGTGGCGATCACATTGCGGGAAAGTTTTTCCGCGACTCACAACAACTGGGGCGCGATGCTCTTGGACGTCGCGTCGGACACCCCCTCGTTCGCTCCCCTCGACAACGATGGAAACTATCGTCCTTATGAAATCAAGAGTATTGTCGACCGCGTGGGCGGAGGCGATGCGTTTGCAGCGGGATTGATTTTTTCCCTGATCACGCCGGAATTGAGCGAGCCTCAAACCGCGCTCCAATTCGCAGTCGCAGCCTCTTGCTTGAAGCATTCCATCAAAGGCGACTTCAACTATTCCACCCGCGGCGAGGTGGAAGCCTTGATGGGCGGTGCGGCATCAGGACGTGTGGTGCGATAG
- a CDS encoding beta-lactamase hydrolase domain-containing protein, translated as MSDKIKLNDQVMVGEQPSESEIDQLGQQGFKTVINFRAEGEEGQPLSPDAEGAKVQAAGMEYLHLPVSMKSMGPELVDRFRTKYPDLPKPVFAHCKSGKRAGAMVVMQMAVEQGMTGAQTLEKAKEMGFECDQPELEQFVRQYVDSHSKAKPA; from the coding sequence ATGTCAGACAAGATAAAACTCAATGACCAAGTGATGGTTGGCGAGCAGCCTTCCGAGTCGGAGATCGACCAACTCGGCCAACAAGGTTTCAAAACGGTCATCAATTTCCGTGCCGAGGGGGAAGAGGGACAACCTCTCTCTCCCGATGCCGAAGGGGCAAAGGTTCAAGCGGCGGGGATGGAGTACCTGCATCTTCCAGTTTCGATGAAATCGATGGGGCCCGAACTCGTCGATCGGTTTCGAACGAAATATCCTGACCTTCCCAAACCGGTGTTTGCTCATTGCAAGAGCGGTAAGCGAGCCGGGGCGATGGTCGTGATGCAGATGGCGGTCGAACAAGGAATGACGGGAGCCCAGACCCTGGAAAAAGCAAAGGAGATGGGCTTCGAGTGCGATCAGCCTGAGTTGGAACAGTTCGTTCGCCAGTACGTTGATTCGCATTCCAAAGCGAAGCCGGCTTAA
- a CDS encoding polysaccharide lyase family 7 protein, protein MKLHSITTVVALVFLSSVGLANADQPKTAIPIDDVTEGKTETPPATAFDLRHWKLTLPTGVARGGDSDATEVSTAQLVGGFKDPHFYFDADGAMVFWCPVNGVTTEGTEYPRSELREMLEPNDPAVNWTAKGTHVLTARCRVLEVPSDPKVVIGQIHSYSGKAKPLVKLQFYKGRIEALVKSSPTKGKDIKLVWPKVGLDRDINYTIKLENEVLSITVNGKSQTQNIAKNDPEWMKQNFYFKAGAYVQDNQGPATEGARISFSRLTVNHE, encoded by the coding sequence ATGAAACTCCACTCGATCACGACCGTCGTTGCCTTGGTGTTCCTATCTAGCGTCGGATTGGCAAACGCCGATCAACCCAAGACCGCCATTCCGATTGACGACGTAACAGAGGGAAAAACCGAAACACCGCCTGCCACCGCCTTTGATTTGAGGCACTGGAAATTGACGCTACCCACCGGGGTGGCTCGCGGCGGCGACAGCGACGCGACCGAAGTCTCAACCGCTCAGCTTGTCGGCGGCTTCAAAGATCCGCATTTCTATTTTGACGCGGACGGCGCGATGGTGTTTTGGTGCCCCGTTAACGGCGTGACAACCGAGGGCACGGAGTATCCAAGATCCGAATTGCGTGAGATGCTCGAACCGAACGATCCTGCGGTCAACTGGACCGCAAAGGGAACCCATGTCCTCACCGCCCGCTGCCGCGTTCTCGAAGTCCCCAGCGATCCCAAAGTCGTGATCGGCCAGATCCACAGTTACTCGGGCAAAGCAAAACCGTTGGTCAAATTACAATTCTATAAAGGCCGAATCGAAGCACTGGTCAAATCAAGCCCGACGAAGGGCAAGGACATCAAGTTGGTTTGGCCCAAGGTCGGCTTAGATCGCGACATCAATTACACGATCAAACTCGAAAACGAAGTGCTTTCGATCACGGTCAACGGAAAGTCACAGACACAGAATATTGCGAAGAACGATCCTGAGTGGATGAAGCAAAACTTTTACTTCAAGGCAGGTGCGTACGTTCAGGATAATCAAGGCCCCGCAACCGAAGGCGCTCGCATTTCGTTCTCACGGTTGACCGTCAATCACGAATAA
- a CDS encoding glucuronyl esterase domain-containing protein, with translation MHIRRFLMVALVVGVASIAAAQTFNPRDDIKPKDEESTVSNDRLPDPLSGIESPAEWPARREQIRQLFATEMFGNVPTDKLNAIKVKVKVKDQGTRKSIFGGKATMWQPVVTLAGRDLQLLIFLPSESKDTPAFLAYNFHGNHTVLDDVDIPVTEHWVRNKPGNRASAQDRGNGASRWAVEKIIDHGFALVTLYYGDVDPDFDDGFANGVHAALADKPAGDQWGSIATWAWGLSRVLDYLETVPEIDEQRVAVMGHSRLGKTALWAGANDERFALVISNNSGCGGAALSRRRSGETVARINTAFPHWFCKNFAHYNDNEAQLPFDQHMLIALMAPRPVYVASAVEDTWADPEGEFLSAKHATPVYQLLGSEGLPAKEMPAVDQPSQGSIGYHVRSGGHGVTDFDWTEYLKFSSKHLLNK, from the coding sequence ATGCACATTCGTCGTTTTCTAATGGTCGCGTTGGTGGTGGGAGTCGCCTCCATCGCGGCGGCACAAACTTTCAATCCTCGTGATGACATCAAGCCAAAGGATGAGGAGTCCACCGTGTCGAATGATCGTTTGCCCGATCCGCTCTCCGGGATCGAGTCCCCCGCCGAATGGCCAGCGCGACGCGAGCAAATCCGTCAGCTGTTCGCAACCGAGATGTTCGGCAATGTTCCGACCGATAAATTGAATGCGATCAAGGTCAAGGTCAAGGTCAAGGATCAGGGAACACGCAAGTCGATATTTGGCGGAAAGGCGACGATGTGGCAACCGGTCGTGACGCTGGCGGGGCGTGATCTACAGTTGCTGATTTTCTTGCCATCCGAATCGAAAGATACGCCCGCTTTTCTGGCCTACAACTTCCATGGCAATCACACCGTATTGGATGATGTTGATATTCCAGTAACCGAACATTGGGTTCGCAATAAACCTGGTAACCGCGCCAGTGCCCAGGATCGCGGGAATGGCGCATCTCGCTGGGCCGTCGAAAAAATCATCGACCATGGCTTTGCCCTCGTGACGCTCTATTACGGTGATGTCGATCCCGACTTCGACGACGGCTTTGCCAATGGCGTCCACGCGGCGCTGGCCGACAAGCCGGCCGGTGACCAATGGGGCTCGATTGCGACCTGGGCTTGGGGGCTGAGCCGGGTGCTCGATTATCTCGAAACCGTGCCTGAGATTGACGAACAACGCGTCGCGGTGATGGGACACTCGCGACTGGGCAAGACCGCGTTGTGGGCAGGAGCGAACGACGAGCGGTTCGCCCTGGTGATCTCTAACAATTCGGGTTGCGGTGGAGCGGCGCTCTCACGCCGCCGCAGCGGTGAAACCGTGGCTCGTATCAATACCGCGTTTCCCCATTGGTTCTGCAAAAATTTTGCTCACTACAACGACAACGAGGCCCAGTTGCCCTTTGACCAGCACATGTTGATCGCACTGATGGCTCCTCGTCCAGTTTACGTGGCGAGCGCCGTGGAGGATACGTGGGCGGATCCCGAAGGCGAATTCCTCTCCGCCAAACACGCCACACCGGTTTACCAATTACTGGGCAGCGAAGGATTGCCGGCCAAAGAGATGCCGGCCGTGGATCAACCGAGCCAGGGCAGCATCGGTTACCACGTCCGCTCCGGAGGGCATGGCGTGACCGATTTCGATTGGACGGAGTACCTCAAGTTTTCCAGCAAGCACCTGTTGAACAAGTAG
- a CDS encoding DsrE family protein, protein MNMLRWMAAVMLLGTTAYAADPTGDAKYEHPVIKDHGGIVVLSDAAHQPLKNSKVLLDITSDSKSGSVIKGFDRAALILNQYAQATAGTDNGFKMAIILHGPATKAALSHEAYAKHTNSYLRDKGKAKNPNLELMSQLKKAGVEIYVCGQALAHHSYASGDVVPEVKVAVSAATVNINLQMDGYAYIPFK, encoded by the coding sequence ATGAATATGTTGAGATGGATGGCCGCCGTAATGTTATTGGGAACTACCGCTTACGCCGCCGACCCCACCGGGGACGCGAAGTACGAGCATCCGGTGATCAAGGATCATGGCGGGATCGTGGTGCTTTCCGATGCGGCTCATCAGCCACTCAAGAATTCCAAAGTCCTGCTGGACATCACTTCGGATTCCAAGTCGGGCAGTGTGATCAAAGGCTTCGACCGAGCTGCTTTGATCCTTAACCAATACGCCCAAGCCACCGCTGGGACGGACAACGGCTTCAAAATGGCGATCATTCTTCACGGGCCCGCCACCAAAGCTGCCCTTTCTCACGAAGCGTATGCCAAACACACCAACTCGTATTTGCGAGACAAAGGCAAGGCAAAAAATCCCAATCTCGAATTGATGTCGCAATTGAAAAAAGCGGGCGTCGAGATCTATGTTTGCGGGCAAGCGCTGGCCCATCACAGCTATGCCAGCGGTGATGTCGTTCCCGAAGTGAAAGTGGCTGTCTCGGCGGCCACCGTTAACATCAATCTGCAAATGGACGGCTACGCCTACATCCCGTTCAAGTAA
- a CDS encoding sialidase family protein: MVVVLCRTLVIAFAVGATVSASDTATPCVTVVEREISASVSPYYGAIYADREDNRLITNYRQSDDNGESWQSLPSQQLLAKGLPHGYRRNPVTALLDPRHNRVLWIVNALDTPDLDPRKVEPPIAQKTYYLRYRVSQDGGQSWLHDKPIVGAGKHDAAHPFDDLWIGKNAIYLGDKGCRPITTRDGRILVPAQMTILDAAGELYKPPRAHTYTAAVVLIGEWASDGSITWRISERVTGDEALSCRGMIEPTIAETRDGRIVMIMRGSNSHDAKIPARKWISVSEDQGETWSAAKAWGYSDGGSFYSPSSMSFLTRHSSGRLFWVGNRTPENASGNLPRHPAVIGELDQESLGLIRSSVVTFDEQSDEDRQQGRLDLSHFDILEHRPSGDFILTYPRAHHSYKSREFAELRLRPSPE, from the coding sequence ATGGTTGTCGTATTGTGTAGGACACTCGTCATCGCGTTTGCGGTGGGCGCGACGGTGTCGGCCAGCGATACGGCGACGCCTTGCGTGACGGTAGTCGAGCGAGAAATCTCTGCGTCCGTGTCACCTTACTACGGCGCGATCTATGCCGATCGCGAGGACAACCGACTGATCACTAACTATCGCCAATCCGACGATAATGGCGAATCATGGCAATCGCTCCCCTCGCAGCAACTGCTCGCCAAGGGGCTGCCCCACGGCTATCGCAGGAATCCGGTCACAGCGTTGTTGGATCCACGCCACAATCGTGTCCTCTGGATCGTGAACGCCCTCGACACGCCGGACCTCGATCCCCGCAAGGTGGAGCCTCCGATTGCTCAGAAGACGTACTATCTCCGGTATCGCGTCTCTCAAGATGGGGGGCAAAGCTGGCTCCACGACAAACCGATTGTCGGTGCGGGTAAGCATGACGCGGCACATCCGTTTGACGATTTGTGGATCGGCAAGAACGCGATCTATCTCGGCGACAAAGGGTGCCGTCCGATTACCACTCGCGACGGTCGGATTCTAGTTCCCGCTCAGATGACAATCCTCGACGCGGCGGGGGAACTGTACAAACCGCCTCGGGCGCATACCTACACCGCCGCCGTGGTTTTGATCGGCGAGTGGGCTTCCGACGGATCCATCACTTGGCGGATTTCCGAGCGTGTCACGGGGGACGAAGCGTTGAGTTGCCGTGGGATGATCGAACCCACGATTGCCGAAACTCGTGATGGCCGCATCGTGATGATCATGCGTGGCAGCAACTCGCACGACGCGAAGATTCCCGCCCGCAAATGGATCTCCGTCTCCGAAGATCAAGGTGAAACATGGTCCGCAGCAAAAGCGTGGGGATACAGCGACGGAGGCTCGTTCTACTCTCCTAGCAGCATGTCGTTTCTAACGCGTCACAGCAGCGGGCGTCTGTTTTGGGTCGGCAATCGGACGCCCGAGAATGCGTCGGGTAACTTGCCTCGTCACCCCGCGGTGATCGGCGAACTCGATCAAGAGTCGCTCGGCTTGATCCGCTCGAGCGTCGTCACGTTCGATGAACAATCGGACGAAGATCGTCAGCAAGGTCGCCTCGACCTGTCCCACTTCGACATCCTGGAGCATCGCCCCAGCGGCGATTTTATCCTCACGTATCCGCGTGCCCATCATAGTTACAAATCTCGTGAATTCGCCGAACTGCGTCTCAGACCCTCCCCGGAATGA